In Prochlorococcus marinus XMU1404, the following proteins share a genomic window:
- a CDS encoding ABC1 kinase family protein produces MSYHILRYLLKKLKRAFLIWITLILLLINLWIDNIRFTIFQTKSNEKSKVQIKRARWFTNQLIKLGSAFIKIGQLLSARPDLIPNTWIQELSKLQDQVPNFSFAQVEETIREELGSKFNEIDEIIIDPVGSASLAQVHKATLKDGKKVAFKVQRPNLKELFIIDLGIMQQIAGLLQKNKNWSRGRNWVEIAKECRKVLIKELDFNCEAQYAARFRQQFLDDENIVVPEVIWDMSSEKVLCLSYLEGTKISDLEKLQTQEIDLPKIAEIGAISYLKQLVNYGFFHADPHPGNLAVSNEGKLIFYDFGMMGNISNNLQTRLGGMVKAAALRDASSLVSQLQQAGLISKDIDVGPVRRLVRLMLKEALTPPFSPNIIEKLSGDLYELVYETPFQLPVDLIFVMRALSTFEGVGRMLDPGFNLVSVTKPYLIELMTSNNQTPNDLINQFGKQVGELGSKAVGIPKRIDESLERLEQGDLQLQIRMGESDRQFKKMFTAQKTLGHSILIGSLSIASALLVTNKQNNFALLPLFFALPISIDWIKCQLSMRKGSRLEKLKR; encoded by the coding sequence ATGAGTTATCACATTCTTCGTTATCTTTTAAAAAAATTGAAGAGGGCCTTTCTTATTTGGATAACTCTGATTTTGCTTTTAATAAATTTATGGATAGATAATATTAGATTTACAATTTTTCAAACTAAGAGCAATGAAAAAAGTAAGGTCCAAATTAAAAGAGCTAGGTGGTTTACTAATCAATTAATAAAGCTTGGTTCAGCATTTATTAAAATTGGGCAACTATTATCAGCGAGACCTGATTTAATTCCTAATACATGGATACAGGAATTGTCTAAATTGCAGGATCAAGTTCCTAATTTTTCATTTGCCCAAGTTGAAGAAACTATTAGAGAAGAACTTGGATCTAAGTTTAATGAAATAGATGAAATAATAATTGATCCGGTTGGATCAGCTTCACTTGCTCAGGTTCATAAGGCAACTTTAAAAGATGGTAAGAAAGTAGCATTTAAAGTCCAAAGACCCAATTTAAAAGAATTGTTTATTATCGATTTAGGCATAATGCAGCAAATAGCAGGTTTGTTGCAGAAAAATAAGAATTGGAGTCGAGGTAGAAACTGGGTTGAGATTGCTAAAGAGTGTAGGAAAGTTCTCATTAAGGAACTTGATTTTAATTGTGAAGCACAATATGCAGCAAGATTTAGACAGCAATTTCTTGATGATGAAAACATTGTAGTTCCTGAAGTAATTTGGGATATGAGCAGTGAAAAAGTACTTTGTTTAAGTTATCTAGAAGGAACAAAAATAAGCGACTTAGAAAAATTACAAACACAAGAAATTGATTTACCAAAAATTGCAGAAATAGGTGCAATAAGCTATTTAAAACAATTAGTAAATTACGGTTTTTTTCATGCAGACCCTCATCCAGGGAATCTAGCAGTTTCAAATGAAGGTAAATTGATTTTTTATGATTTTGGAATGATGGGCAATATCTCAAATAATCTTCAAACAAGATTAGGGGGGATGGTTAAGGCTGCTGCTTTAAGAGATGCCTCATCACTTGTTAGTCAATTACAACAAGCTGGGCTAATTTCAAAAGATATTGATGTAGGACCAGTCAGAAGATTAGTTAGATTGATGCTTAAAGAAGCCTTAACTCCACCATTTAGTCCAAATATTATTGAAAAATTATCTGGAGATTTATACGAACTTGTTTATGAAACACCATTTCAACTGCCAGTAGATTTAATCTTTGTGATGAGAGCTCTATCAACTTTTGAAGGAGTTGGTAGAATGCTTGACCCAGGGTTTAACCTTGTATCAGTGACCAAGCCTTATTTAATAGAACTTATGACTTCAAATAATCAAACTCCCAACGATTTAATTAACCAATTTGGAAAACAAGTAGGTGAACTAGGATCGAAAGCTGTTGGAATTCCAAAAAGAATAGATGAAAGTTTAGAAAGATTAGAGCAGGGCGATTTACAATTGCAAATAAGAATGGGAGAGTCTGATCGGCAATTCAAAAAAATGTTTACTGCTCAAAAAACTTTAGGCCATTCAATTCTTATAGGAAGCTTATCAATTGCATCTGCTTTACTTGTAACTAATAAACAAAATAATTTTGCATTGTTGCCACTTTTTTTTGCACTACCAATAAGTATTGATTGGATAAAATGCCAACTAAGTATGAGAAAAGGCTCACGTTTAGAAAAACTTAAGCGCTAA
- the eno gene encoding phosphopyruvate hydratase, with protein MKETIDFLIDTIEARQVLDSRGNPTVEAEVFLECGASGRAIVPSGASTGAHEAHELRDGGSKYMGKGVMNAVNKIHETISPALCGLSALDQTAVDKLMIEIDGTPNKSNLGANSILAVSLATARASANALEIPLYRYLGDPLSNLLPVPLMNVINGGAHAPNSLDFQEFMLVPHGVNNFSESLRMGTEIFHSLKSLLDQKGLSTAVGDEGGFAPNLSSSEEAGDLLLEAIHKAGFKPGEQVSLALDAASTEFYSDGIYKYEGKSLNSSEMISYLSRLVSNYPIVSIEDGLAEDDWEGWSELNKELGNKVQLVGDDLFVTNTERLRKGIMEKSANSILIKVNQIGTLTETLEAIDLAKMSGFTSVISHRSGETEDTTIADLSVATRSGQIKTGSLSRSERIAKYNRLLKIEEELGNQARFAGALGLGPKNI; from the coding sequence GTGAAAGAAACTATTGATTTTCTTATTGATACTATTGAAGCAAGGCAAGTCCTTGATTCAAGAGGTAATCCAACTGTAGAGGCAGAAGTGTTTTTGGAATGTGGTGCAAGTGGTAGAGCAATTGTTCCAAGCGGAGCTAGCACTGGTGCTCATGAGGCACATGAATTAAGAGATGGTGGCTCAAAATATATGGGAAAAGGTGTTATGAATGCTGTTAATAAAATTCATGAAACAATATCCCCTGCGTTATGTGGTTTGTCAGCTTTAGATCAAACTGCAGTAGATAAATTAATGATTGAAATTGATGGAACTCCTAATAAGTCCAACCTTGGAGCAAATTCAATCCTTGCAGTAAGTCTCGCAACTGCCAGAGCATCAGCAAATGCTTTAGAAATTCCCCTATATAGGTATCTTGGAGATCCATTATCCAATCTTCTTCCAGTCCCATTGATGAATGTAATAAATGGTGGTGCTCATGCACCAAATAGTCTTGATTTTCAGGAATTTATGCTCGTCCCACATGGAGTTAATAATTTCAGTGAATCATTAAGAATGGGTACTGAAATTTTTCACTCATTAAAATCATTACTTGACCAAAAAGGTTTATCTACTGCGGTAGGCGATGAGGGTGGATTCGCGCCTAATTTGTCATCAAGCGAAGAAGCAGGAGACTTATTATTAGAAGCAATCCATAAAGCTGGATTTAAGCCTGGTGAGCAGGTATCTTTAGCTTTAGATGCAGCTAGTACTGAATTTTATAGTGATGGTATCTATAAATATGAAGGGAAAAGTTTAAATAGTTCTGAAATGATTTCATATCTTTCAAGATTAGTTTCTAATTATCCAATAGTTTCAATAGAGGATGGTTTAGCGGAGGATGATTGGGAGGGTTGGTCAGAATTAAATAAAGAACTAGGAAATAAAGTTCAGCTTGTAGGTGATGATTTATTCGTTACTAATACAGAAAGGTTAAGGAAAGGGATTATGGAAAAATCTGCCAACTCAATCCTAATAAAGGTAAATCAAATTGGAACATTAACTGAAACTTTGGAAGCTATTGATTTAGCTAAAATGTCTGGTTTCACGAGTGTTATAAGTCATAGAAGCGGTGAGACTGAAGATACAACAATTGCTGATTTATCTGTCGCCACAAGATCTGGTCAGATCAAGACAGGCTCTTTGAGTAGAAGTGAAAGGATTGCAAAATACAACAGGCTTTTAAAAATTGAAGAGGAATTAGGAAATCAAGCAAGATTTGCCGGAGCTTTAGGTTTAGGTCCAAAAAATATATAG
- the hemB gene encoding porphobilinogen synthase: MNSIIRPRRLRRTEAIREMVRENHLKPSDFIYPLFIHEKDFKEEISAMPGTYRWDIHGLIKEVARAWELGIRCVVLFPKINDSLKTEDGAECFNEDGLIPKAIRILKKEIPEMAIMTDVALDPYSCDGHDGLVDETGKILNDETIEILKKQALTQARAGADFIGPSDMMDGRVGAIRAALDSQGFSDVGIISYTAKYSSAYYGPFRTALDSAPRENSKKIIPDNKSTYQMDPANSKEALIESALDQYEGADILMVKPGISYLDIVYRLSTFSNKPIAAYNVSGEYSMVKSAAMKNWINEKDIVLETLLSFKRAGAKLILTYHACDASQWLQDN, translated from the coding sequence ATGAATTCGATTATTCGTCCTAGAAGATTAAGAAGAACTGAAGCAATTAGAGAAATGGTAAGAGAAAACCATTTAAAGCCTTCGGACTTTATATATCCATTATTTATTCATGAAAAAGATTTTAAAGAGGAAATTTCAGCAATGCCCGGAACTTATAGATGGGATATTCATGGCTTAATAAAGGAGGTTGCTAGGGCATGGGAATTGGGGATAAGGTGTGTGGTTCTTTTCCCAAAAATTAACGATAGTTTAAAGACTGAAGATGGAGCAGAATGTTTTAATGAAGACGGTTTAATTCCTAAAGCTATTCGAATATTAAAAAAAGAGATTCCAGAAATGGCAATAATGACAGATGTTGCCTTGGACCCATACTCTTGTGATGGTCATGATGGATTAGTTGATGAAACTGGAAAAATATTGAACGACGAAACAATCGAAATTTTAAAAAAACAAGCTTTAACACAAGCAAGAGCTGGAGCAGATTTTATTGGCCCTAGTGACATGATGGATGGGAGAGTTGGAGCTATCAGAGCTGCTCTTGATAGTCAAGGATTTAGTGATGTAGGTATTATTAGTTACACAGCAAAATATTCATCTGCTTATTATGGACCATTTAGAACTGCTTTAGATTCGGCTCCTAGAGAAAATAGTAAGAAAATAATTCCAGATAATAAGTCTACATATCAAATGGACCCTGCCAATTCAAAAGAGGCTTTAATTGAATCTGCATTGGATCAGTATGAAGGAGCTGATATTTTGATGGTAAAACCAGGAATTTCATATTTGGATATTGTCTATAGATTAAGCACTTTTTCAAATAAACCTATAGCTGCATACAACGTTAGTGGGGAGTATTCCATGGTAAAGTCTGCTGCTATGAAGAACTGGATTAACGAAAAAGATATTGTTTTAGAAACATTGCTTAGTTTTAAAAGAGCAGGAGCAAAATTAATACTCACTTATCATGCTTGTGATGCATCTCAATGGTTGCAGGATAATTAA
- a CDS encoding ATP-dependent Clp protease ATP-binding subunit: protein MRETLTSSPELFSDISWNLLLLGEETAKKWDHSEFNIEHIIHTLFSSSEFFAFIEKLSIDQDIVLDITEDFLEETPTNESDIFTIGEDLEILLDNANQIKIQWGSKLIEIPHLLIALGRDLRIGNYVFEEGNLSMEKLEEELKFFPNINQSKDSFNYENVIEINNQSNFESNKETLVKDEKFEKAIVTLPKSELQIETKKQVEKDENALSIYGKDLTESAKKGLLDPVLGRENEINNLMRVLCRRNKNNPILIGNPGVGKTSIAKLLAQLIVDKKVPDSLKDLKIISLDLGALVSGTKFRGQLEERLSLILQELNNPSQGMILFIDEIHSILSSDRSSTDISNILKPLLSEGELRCIGTTTPEKFRETIEKDQALNNCFQKIAVNEPSVELSATILQGIKKKYESHHGIKISEEAVKHSAKLADRYISDKCLPDKAIDLIDEAAAQLKIDFNNKPQIILQLENKLHTIDEKLNNWEGDNNEAQEKLSDMRKQSEEKLNVLLDNWDNLREEMEKLSILMKEEDKLTKQIKDKSNREIENDLDHLEKLEKDLSEIENKIQKVEVNFSKIKKNRNFPFKYQVEPDDIADVISKITGIPISKVVSNERKKLVNLETELSEKVIGQEKAIETVSAAIRRARVGMKSPKRPIGSFLFMGPTGVGKTELAKSLATALFDEEDALLRLDMSEYMEKNAVARLLGAPPGYIGYEEGGQLTEAVRRKPYSVILLDEIEKAHTEVFNILLQVLDEGRLTDSQGRTVDFKNTVIIMTSNLAGKSILEYSQKISKSEGKLEKDQQTLEDSISNTLSSIFRPEFLNRIDEVVKFDPLSIDELQKIIILQTEDLKNLLLEQKININIDKKVINKIATDSYEPEYGARPLSRELRRQIENPLAAKLLEDNFKNKKNITIKLNPSKKNEIFFKPS from the coding sequence ATGAGAGAAACACTTACATCCAGTCCTGAACTTTTTAGCGATATCAGTTGGAATCTTCTTTTATTAGGGGAAGAAACCGCAAAAAAATGGGATCATAGCGAATTTAATATTGAACACATAATTCATACGTTGTTCTCATCAAGTGAATTCTTTGCTTTCATTGAAAAATTATCAATCGACCAAGATATAGTTTTAGACATAACAGAAGATTTTTTAGAAGAGACACCAACAAATGAGTCAGATATTTTTACTATCGGAGAAGATTTAGAAATTTTATTAGATAATGCGAATCAGATTAAAATTCAATGGGGATCGAAATTAATAGAAATCCCTCATTTACTAATTGCTCTTGGAAGGGATTTAAGAATTGGAAATTATGTTTTTGAAGAAGGCAATCTTTCAATGGAAAAATTAGAGGAAGAATTAAAGTTTTTTCCAAATATTAATCAATCAAAAGATTCTTTTAATTACGAGAACGTAATTGAGATTAATAATCAATCTAATTTTGAATCAAACAAAGAGACTTTAGTTAAAGATGAAAAATTTGAAAAAGCTATTGTTACATTACCCAAAAGTGAACTTCAAATTGAAACCAAAAAACAAGTTGAAAAAGATGAGAATGCTCTTTCAATTTATGGTAAAGATTTAACAGAATCAGCCAAAAAAGGCTTACTGGATCCTGTTTTAGGAAGAGAAAATGAGATCAATAATTTAATGAGGGTACTCTGCAGAAGAAACAAAAATAATCCTATACTTATTGGCAATCCTGGAGTTGGTAAAACCTCAATTGCAAAATTACTTGCGCAATTAATTGTAGACAAAAAAGTTCCTGATTCTTTAAAAGACTTAAAAATTATTTCACTTGACTTAGGTGCTTTAGTTTCTGGAACAAAATTTAGAGGCCAACTAGAGGAACGACTAAGCCTAATATTGCAGGAACTTAACAATCCAAGCCAAGGAATGATTCTATTTATTGATGAAATTCACTCAATATTGAGTTCTGACAGATCCTCTACCGACATTAGTAATATTTTAAAACCTTTACTATCTGAAGGAGAACTTAGATGTATCGGTACAACAACACCTGAGAAATTTCGTGAAACTATTGAAAAAGATCAGGCATTGAATAATTGCTTTCAAAAGATAGCAGTTAATGAACCTTCAGTAGAATTAAGCGCAACAATACTGCAAGGTATCAAAAAGAAATATGAATCACACCATGGCATAAAAATTTCTGAAGAGGCTGTAAAACATTCTGCAAAATTGGCCGACAGATACATCAGCGATAAATGTCTTCCTGATAAAGCAATAGATTTAATTGATGAAGCAGCTGCACAGTTAAAAATCGATTTTAATAATAAGCCTCAAATAATTCTCCAACTAGAAAACAAACTTCATACTATTGATGAAAAACTGAATAATTGGGAAGGAGACAATAATGAAGCTCAAGAAAAACTATCTGATATGAGAAAACAATCAGAGGAGAAATTGAACGTTCTTTTGGACAATTGGGACAATTTGAGGGAAGAAATGGAGAAATTATCTATTTTGATGAAAGAAGAAGATAAGCTAACCAAACAAATTAAAGATAAATCAAATCGCGAAATTGAAAATGATTTAGATCACTTAGAAAAGCTTGAAAAAGATTTAAGTGAAATAGAGAATAAAATACAAAAAGTTGAAGTGAACTTTAGTAAAATAAAGAAAAATAGAAATTTCCCTTTTAAATATCAAGTTGAACCTGACGATATTGCTGATGTTATCTCAAAAATCACAGGTATTCCAATTTCCAAAGTAGTTTCAAATGAACGTAAGAAATTAGTCAATCTTGAAACAGAACTAAGTGAAAAAGTTATTGGACAAGAAAAAGCTATTGAAACTGTCTCTGCTGCGATTAGAAGAGCTCGCGTTGGCATGAAAAGTCCTAAAAGACCTATTGGATCTTTTTTATTTATGGGTCCTACAGGTGTTGGCAAAACAGAATTAGCAAAATCTCTTGCTACAGCTTTATTTGATGAAGAAGACGCACTTTTAAGATTAGATATGAGTGAATATATGGAGAAAAACGCCGTAGCAAGACTTTTGGGAGCTCCTCCAGGTTATATTGGTTATGAAGAGGGTGGTCAATTAACTGAAGCTGTAAGACGTAAACCCTATTCAGTAATACTTCTTGATGAGATAGAAAAAGCACATACAGAAGTATTTAATATCCTTTTACAAGTCTTAGATGAAGGAAGATTAACGGACTCTCAAGGAAGGACTGTGGACTTCAAAAATACAGTAATCATTATGACAAGTAACCTAGCTGGTAAATCTATACTTGAGTATTCACAAAAAATTTCTAAAAGTGAGGGAAAGTTAGAGAAGGATCAACAAACTCTTGAAGATTCTATTAGTAATACATTATCTTCAATTTTTAGACCAGAATTTTTAAATAGAATTGATGAAGTAGTAAAGTTTGATCCATTATCTATTGATGAACTTCAAAAAATAATTATTTTACAAACAGAAGATTTAAAAAACCTACTTCTTGAACAGAAAATCAATATCAATATAGATAAAAAAGTTATTAATAAAATTGCAACCGATTCTTACGAACCTGAATATGGTGCTAGGCCACTTAGCAGGGAGCTTAGAAGACAGATAGAAAATCCCTTAGCTGCAAAACTTTTAGAGGATAACTTTAAAAACAAAAAAAATATCACAATAAAACTTAACCCTTCTAAAAAGAATGAGATTTTTTTTAAACCTAGCTGA
- a CDS encoding P-II family nitrogen regulator, which produces MKRLDLIFSERELDAIIKTLEKANVPGYTVMKHATGRGPERVVTEDMEFTGLGANAHVIVFCEQEIIDKMRDNIRDDLSYYGGVAYISEATPL; this is translated from the coding sequence ATGAAAAGATTAGACCTAATTTTTAGTGAAAGAGAACTTGATGCAATCATTAAAACTTTAGAAAAAGCAAATGTTCCCGGATATACAGTTATGAAACACGCCACAGGCAGAGGGCCTGAAAGAGTTGTTACTGAAGATATGGAATTTACAGGATTAGGAGCAAATGCTCATGTAATTGTTTTTTGTGAGCAAGAAATAATAGATAAAATGAGAGATAACATCAGGGACGATTTAAGCTACTACGGAGGAGTCGCTTATATTTCTGAAGCAACACCCCTTTAA
- a CDS encoding SulP family inorganic anion transporter has product MKIINGFHLKNVRGDILGGITAAVVALPLALAFGNAALGPGGAIYGLYGAVVVGFLAALFGGTPAQVSGPTGPMSVTVAGVVAGLAAVGVPRDLSAGQILPLVMAAVVIGGILQILFGILKLGKYITLVPYSVVSGFMSGIGVIIIALQIGPLLGISTRGGVVESLTTVFSNFQPNGAAIGVAIMTLGIVFLTPRKISQWVPSPLLALLIVTPISILIFGDGAIDRIGEIPRGVPSLNFPSFNQYFPIIFKAGLVLAVLGAIDSLLTSLVADNISQTKHNSDRELIGQGIGNAIAGLFSGLPGAGATMRTVINVKSGGSTPISGMVHSVVLLIVLVGAGPLAEQIPTALLAGILIKVGLDIIDWGFLRRAHKLSLKTSVVMYGVLLMTVFWDLIWAVLVGVFIANMLTIDSITETQLEGMDEDNPLSKDDQAKNALPDDEKALLDRCSGEVMLFRLKGPLSFGAAKGISERMMLVRNYKVLILDITDVPRLGVTATLAIEDMMQEAKNNSRKAFVAGANEKVKDRLAKFGVEGIIQTRKEALETALNEIA; this is encoded by the coding sequence TTGAAAATAATTAATGGATTTCATCTGAAGAATGTAAGAGGCGATATTCTTGGAGGGATCACAGCTGCAGTGGTGGCTTTACCTCTCGCTCTTGCTTTTGGTAACGCTGCGTTAGGACCTGGCGGAGCAATTTATGGACTATATGGGGCAGTAGTAGTTGGTTTTTTAGCAGCATTATTCGGCGGGACACCAGCTCAAGTTAGTGGGCCTACCGGTCCCATGAGTGTAACTGTTGCTGGTGTAGTAGCAGGCTTAGCAGCTGTAGGAGTTCCAAGAGATTTATCTGCAGGACAAATTTTACCTTTAGTGATGGCAGCTGTAGTAATTGGCGGCATACTACAAATATTATTCGGGATTCTAAAACTAGGGAAATACATTACGTTAGTTCCATATTCTGTTGTCTCAGGATTCATGTCTGGTATTGGAGTAATAATCATTGCGCTTCAGATTGGTCCATTACTTGGAATTAGCACTCGAGGGGGAGTAGTCGAATCTTTAACTACTGTATTTTCAAATTTCCAGCCCAATGGTGCTGCTATTGGAGTAGCAATAATGACACTAGGAATAGTATTTCTAACTCCTAGAAAAATAAGTCAATGGGTGCCTTCTCCTCTATTGGCCTTATTAATAGTAACTCCAATATCAATTTTAATTTTTGGAGACGGAGCTATTGATAGAATTGGAGAAATCCCAAGGGGCGTACCATCTTTAAATTTCCCAAGTTTTAATCAATATTTTCCAATTATTTTCAAGGCAGGATTAGTCCTCGCTGTACTTGGCGCTATTGACTCTTTACTGACATCTCTAGTAGCAGACAATATCTCTCAAACAAAACATAATTCAGATAGAGAACTTATTGGTCAAGGGATAGGTAATGCTATTGCAGGTCTGTTTTCAGGTTTACCTGGAGCAGGAGCAACAATGAGAACAGTCATAAATGTTAAATCTGGAGGCTCAACTCCCATTTCTGGTATGGTTCACTCTGTCGTATTATTAATAGTCTTAGTTGGTGCTGGACCTTTAGCTGAGCAAATACCAACTGCTTTGCTAGCAGGTATCCTTATAAAAGTAGGTTTAGACATTATTGATTGGGGATTCTTGAGGAGGGCTCACAAATTATCTTTAAAAACTTCAGTAGTAATGTACGGCGTACTTCTAATGACTGTTTTTTGGGATCTAATTTGGGCAGTTTTAGTCGGTGTATTCATAGCAAATATGCTCACTATTGATTCAATAACCGAAACCCAACTAGAAGGAATGGATGAGGATAATCCTTTATCAAAAGATGATCAAGCTAAAAATGCATTACCTGATGATGAAAAAGCACTCCTAGATAGATGTTCAGGGGAAGTAATGTTATTCAGACTTAAAGGACCACTTAGTTTTGGAGCAGCAAAAGGTATATCTGAGAGAATGATGCTAGTAAGAAACTATAAGGTTTTGATATTAGATATCACTGATGTGCCAAGACTTGGAGTGACGGCGACTCTGGCAATTGAGGATATGATGCAAGAAGCAAAAAATAATTCTAGAAAAGCATTTGTTGCTGGTGCGAATGAAAAAGTAAAGGATAGATTAGCTAAGTTTGGAGTTGAAGGCATCATTCAGACAAGAAAAGAAGCTTTAGAAACCGCTTTAAATGAAATAGCCTAA
- a CDS encoding NAD(P)/FAD-dependent oxidoreductase yields the protein MEIIESDVVIIGGGPAGCTCALYTSRSNLKTVILDKNPSVGALAITHQIANYPGVPVDISGDKLLTLMREQAVQYGTDYRRAQVFGIDASGEWKMVYTPEGTFKAKALVLASGAMGRPASFKGESDYLGKGVSYCATCDGAFYKNREVAVVGVNKEAIEEATVLTKFASTVHWITSSDPKSDNEEAMELMDNSNIKHWSRTRLLEILGDDMGVNGVVVKNKQEENPINLNLDGVFVYMSGSKPITDFLGDQIALKEDGGVIVDDFMSTNSDGVWAIGDIRNTPFKQAVVAASDGCIAAMSIDRYLNSRKNIRVDWIHS from the coding sequence TTGGAAATCATTGAGTCAGATGTAGTTATTATCGGAGGAGGTCCTGCCGGATGTACTTGCGCACTTTATACATCTCGTTCAAACTTAAAGACAGTAATTTTAGATAAAAATCCATCTGTTGGCGCCTTAGCGATAACTCATCAAATAGCTAATTACCCCGGTGTTCCTGTTGATATAAGTGGGGATAAATTACTTACCCTAATGAGAGAACAGGCTGTGCAATACGGAACAGACTATAGAAGAGCACAAGTTTTTGGAATAGACGCTAGTGGAGAATGGAAAATGGTTTATACACCAGAAGGCACTTTCAAAGCTAAAGCACTTGTACTTGCAAGTGGAGCCATGGGTAGGCCTGCTTCATTTAAGGGTGAATCTGATTATCTTGGCAAAGGAGTAAGTTATTGCGCTACATGTGATGGGGCTTTTTATAAAAATAGAGAAGTCGCCGTTGTTGGAGTGAACAAGGAGGCAATTGAAGAGGCAACTGTTTTAACTAAATTTGCATCAACTGTGCATTGGATTACATCAAGTGATCCTAAATCAGACAATGAAGAAGCGATGGAATTGATGGATAATTCAAATATAAAACATTGGAGTAGAACAAGATTATTGGAAATATTAGGTGATGATATGGGCGTGAATGGGGTTGTTGTAAAAAATAAACAAGAAGAAAATCCTATCAACTTAAATTTAGATGGAGTCTTTGTCTATATGAGCGGTTCAAAGCCTATTACTGATTTTTTAGGGGATCAAATTGCTTTAAAAGAAGACGGAGGAGTTATTGTGGATGACTTTATGTCTACTAACTCTGATGGAGTATGGGCTATTGGAGATATAAGAAATACACCATTCAAGCAAGCCGTAGTTGCGGCTTCTGATGGATGTATAGCTGCAATGTCAATTGATAGATATCTAAATAGTAGAAAAAATATAAGAGTCGATTGGATTCATTCTTAA
- a CDS encoding sodium-dependent bicarbonate transport family permease — protein MEINPILQNVLAPPVLFFLIGAISVIFKSDLEIPAPLPKLFSLYLLLAIGFKGGIEIQKSGFTDQVLPTLSAAILMSLLIPLIGFLILRFKFDVFNSAAIAAAYGSISAVTFISAESFLESQKIAFDGFMVGALALMESPAIIVGLLLVKFAAPKNRPKSRKMHLSAILHESLLNGSVYLLLSSLIVGFLTASSNPSGITKMEPFTGQLFYGAECFFLLDMGIVAAQRLPRLKNAGSFLIGFAIFMPLFNAFIGVFVARFLSLGPGNALLFVVLCASASYLAVPAAMRMTVPEAKSSYYISTTLGLTFPFNIVLGIPIYMSLVNTIIPLSPL, from the coding sequence ATGGAAATAAATCCAATTCTGCAAAATGTATTAGCCCCGCCAGTTCTTTTCTTTTTAATTGGAGCAATATCAGTAATCTTTAAATCTGATTTAGAAATACCAGCTCCATTGCCTAAACTCTTCTCCTTGTATCTGCTATTAGCTATTGGGTTTAAAGGAGGTATAGAGATACAGAAAAGTGGGTTTACTGATCAAGTATTGCCGACTTTAAGCGCTGCAATACTAATGTCACTTTTAATCCCGCTGATTGGATTTTTAATTTTAAGATTTAAATTTGATGTCTTTAATTCAGCAGCAATAGCAGCAGCATATGGTTCAATAAGCGCAGTTACATTTATTTCTGCAGAAAGTTTTTTAGAAAGTCAAAAAATAGCTTTTGATGGGTTTATGGTTGGCGCCTTAGCTTTAATGGAATCACCTGCAATAATTGTTGGATTATTACTAGTAAAATTTGCAGCTCCAAAAAATAGACCAAAATCAAGAAAAATGCATCTAAGCGCAATATTACATGAATCCCTTTTGAATGGATCTGTTTATTTATTACTTTCAAGCTTAATTGTGGGATTTCTGACTGCTTCCAGTAATCCCTCTGGTATTACAAAAATGGAGCCATTTACTGGTCAATTATTCTATGGAGCAGAATGCTTCTTCCTATTAGATATGGGAATAGTCGCTGCTCAAAGATTACCTAGGCTGAAAAATGCAGGTTCGTTCTTGATTGGCTTTGCAATTTTCATGCCTCTATTTAATGCATTTATAGGTGTTTTTGTTGCAAGATTTTTATCATTAGGACCTGGCAACGCACTTTTATTTGTGGTTTTATGTGCAAGCGCCTCTTATTTAGCAGTTCCTGCAGCTATGAGGATGACAGTTCCAGAAGCTAAATCTAGTTATTATATTTCAACAACACTAGGTCTAACTTTTCCATTCAATATAGTTCTTGGCATTCCCATATACATGAGTTTAGTAAATACCATTATCCCACTTTCCCCTTTATAA